One stretch of Nitrososphaerota archaeon DNA includes these proteins:
- a CDS encoding ribosome biogenesis protein, which yields MLSLVIAEASLELVPKELYRHNAITAYCRKMDKRPSEILLDNSWHFGAMKGLKNEIKRGRPDLVHFSLLEACTIPLYWEDEVSVYVHTIDDKVITVGERVRFPKSYHRFVGIMEQLFEKKVIKSDDQKLFEIQNLSFSDLIDAIEPDQVIGLSSEGKKSNYESVAKMCTDETCLVIGGFPKGEFFDSTKKSIDSLYSVDENPLEAHVVVARTLYEYEKTIFM from the coding sequence ATGTTATCTCTAGTAATTGCAGAGGCATCACTGGAACTAGTCCCAAAGGAATTGTACCGCCACAACGCCATTACAGCATACTGCAGAAAGATGGACAAAAGACCATCTGAAATTTTGCTTGATAATTCGTGGCATTTTGGGGCAATGAAGGGCCTAAAAAATGAGATAAAGCGGGGACGACCAGATTTGGTGCATTTCTCCCTGCTTGAAGCATGCACAATACCGCTGTATTGGGAAGACGAAGTTTCTGTTTACGTGCATACTATAGACGACAAAGTAATCACGGTGGGCGAGCGAGTTCGTTTCCCAAAATCATATCACAGATTTGTGGGAATAATGGAGCAGCTGTTTGAAAAGAAAGTAATCAAATCAGACGACCAGAAATTATTTGAAATCCAGAACTTGAGTTTTTCTGATCTGATTGATGCAATAGAGCCGGACCAAGTAATTGGACTGTCCTCCGAAGGCAAAAAGAGCAACTACGAGTCTGTGGCAAAAATGTGCACAGATGAAACCTGCCTAGTCATTGGAGGATTCCCAAAGGGAGAATTTTTTGATTCTACAAAGAAAAGCATCGATTCACTGTATTCAGTCGATGAAAATCCGCTGGAAGCACATGTGGTGGTTGCTCGAACTTTGTACGAATATGAAAAAACCATTTTTATGTAG
- a CDS encoding DNA starvation/stationary phase protection protein has protein sequence MDKVNIGLSPKARQKVVAVLSDVIADQYVLYTKTRNYHWNVTGEDFAQYHELFEKQYSAIDEDIDDVAERVRALGAKTPATLVEFVKSATIREHPGKFPSAKAMIANLLADHETVIRNLRKGIQVCDDVDDDGTEDFLTQLIQKHEKTAWMLRATLEN, from the coding sequence ATGGATAAAGTAAACATCGGACTTTCCCCAAAAGCACGACAAAAAGTAGTTGCAGTACTATCGGATGTTATAGCAGACCAGTACGTACTGTATACCAAGACAAGAAATTATCACTGGAATGTCACAGGAGAAGACTTTGCGCAATACCATGAACTATTCGAAAAGCAATATTCCGCAATTGACGAAGACATAGACGATGTTGCAGAGAGAGTTCGTGCGTTAGGTGCAAAAACTCCGGCAACACTGGTTGAATTTGTAAAATCCGCAACCATACGAGAACACCCGGGTAAATTTCCATCTGCCAAGGCAATGATTGCAAATCTACTTGCAGACCATGAAACCGTAATTCGAAACCTACGAAAAGGAATCCAAGTGTGCGATGACGTAGACGATGATGGAACAGAAGACTTTCTCACACAACTAATACAAAAGCACGAAAAGACTGCATGGATGTTACGCGCAACACTGGAAAACTAA
- a CDS encoding AsnC family transcriptional regulator: MPYQLDDIDVAIIQSLMRDGRKSFRQISREIKVSTPTVQARFERLVNVGLIKSVSPVIDHGLLELKTERQLGTTKTKSRSAKITKNMILKMTCDLCNGPISGKPQPLKIGDFERFFCCTTCREIYKEKYKGRIESLNQKTKH, from the coding sequence ATGCCATACCAGCTAGATGATATCGATGTTGCAATAATACAATCATTGATGCGGGACGGCAGAAAATCATTCAGACAGATATCTCGCGAAATCAAGGTCAGCACGCCAACCGTTCAGGCAAGATTCGAACGACTAGTCAATGTCGGACTCATAAAGTCGGTATCTCCTGTAATAGATCATGGACTGCTGGAGCTCAAAACCGAAAGACAGCTAGGAACAACAAAGACTAAGTCAAGATCTGCTAAAATCACAAAGAACATGATACTCAAAATGACTTGTGATCTATGCAACGGCCCAATCTCTGGCAAGCCACAGCCACTCAAGATAGGAGACTTTGAGAGATTTTTCTGCTGTACCACATGCAGAGAAATCTACAAGGAAAAGTACAAGGGCAGAATAGAGTCTCTAAACCAAAAAACTAAACATTGA
- a CDS encoding threonylcarbamoyl-AMP synthase: MQTRIIKVNSKNPNLSQIKQAAKTIRSGGLIVFPTETVYGIGANALDSKAVKKIFDTKGRPADNPLIVHISDVADLGILADNIPKIAFDLIGKFWPGPLTIVLKKSRIVPKITTGGLDTVAIRMPKNKIALELISHCGTPIAAPSANVAGRPSPTRAQHVIDDLSGKVGIILDGGPARIGIESTVIDLSTKTPMLLRPGGITLEQLQKVLGKIAIHPIIHGRKTKTIHRSPGMKYRHYSPMAKIILIEGPKLKVSKKISQLLQLYKRQGLRVGILGTNIKSDMTITQKNQEQIAANLFRSFREFDAKKIDIILAQGTSRKGLGMGIMNRLDKAAYRKINV; this comes from the coding sequence ATGCAGACTAGAATTATTAAGGTAAATTCAAAAAATCCCAATTTATCCCAGATTAAGCAAGCGGCCAAGACAATAAGATCGGGAGGGCTAATTGTATTTCCAACAGAAACAGTTTATGGCATTGGCGCAAACGCGCTAGACTCAAAGGCAGTCAAGAAAATTTTTGATACAAAGGGCAGGCCGGCTGACAATCCTCTAATTGTTCACATCTCAGATGTTGCAGACCTTGGAATTTTGGCCGATAATATTCCAAAAATAGCATTTGATCTAATTGGGAAGTTTTGGCCGGGACCGCTGACCATAGTGCTCAAAAAATCAAGAATTGTGCCAAAAATAACAACTGGCGGTCTCGATACCGTCGCAATCAGAATGCCAAAAAACAAGATTGCTCTTGAATTGATTAGTCATTGTGGCACTCCAATAGCTGCGCCTTCTGCCAATGTTGCAGGCAGGCCCAGTCCCACCAGAGCGCAGCACGTGATAGATGATCTGTCTGGCAAAGTAGGAATCATACTTGATGGAGGCCCTGCCAGAATAGGAATAGAGTCCACAGTGATAGATCTTTCCACAAAGACTCCAATGTTGCTGAGGCCTGGAGGAATAACACTGGAGCAGCTGCAAAAGGTCTTGGGTAAAATTGCAATCCATCCGATTATTCATGGAAGGAAAACAAAAACAATACACCGTTCACCTGGAATGAAGTATAGGCATTATTCTCCAATGGCAAAAATAATTCTCATAGAAGGGCCAAAACTCAAGGTCAGCAAAAAAATTTCACAATTACTACAATTATACAAAAGACAAGGATTGCGAGTAGGAATTTTGGGCACAAATATCAAATCCGACATGACAATAACGCAGAAAAATCAAGAACAAATCGCTGCCAATCTTTTTAGATCATTTAGGGAATTTGATGCCAAAAAAATCGACATTATTCTAGCTCAGGGTACAAGTAGGAAGGGATTGGGCATGGGAATAATGAATCGGCTTGACAAAGCTGCCTATAGAAAAATCAATGTTTAG
- a CDS encoding RNase P subunit, translating to MKHDPKQIALERIQILVKEARSNISQNPELAQRQAGLAKKISTKYKVVLPYEIRMQFCKKCKSFMPPGTSRIRLGRSTLKSIRITCRFCNHTYRKVIARPK from the coding sequence GTGAAGCACGACCCAAAACAGATTGCTCTGGAGAGAATCCAAATTCTAGTAAAAGAGGCCCGATCAAACATTTCACAAAACCCAGAGCTCGCACAAAGGCAGGCTGGCCTTGCCAAAAAAATCAGTACCAAATACAAAGTCGTACTTCCATATGAAATCAGAATGCAGTTTTGCAAAAAGTGCAAGTCGTTTATGCCTCCAGGAACCAGCCGAATTAGACTGGGCAGATCGACCCTAAAATCAATCAGGATTACATGCAGGTTCTGTAATCATACCTACCGCAAAGTCATTGCGCGACCTAAATGA
- a CDS encoding 30S ribosomal protein S19e, which yields MAKAYDVPADVLISRLAATLKSENIGKPEWASYVKTGSHAVRPPQDREWWYTRCASVFRKIYLHGPIGVNDLRIDYGGNKAVGYAFSHHRDAGGAVIRNAIQELEKLGYVEKVQGKGRVVTHAGMKKLDRLASEILDELAVQNPLLKIYS from the coding sequence ATGGCAAAAGCCTACGATGTACCAGCAGATGTTCTAATATCAAGACTAGCTGCAACGCTTAAGTCCGAAAACATCGGCAAACCAGAATGGGCTTCATATGTCAAGACAGGCTCACACGCAGTGCGACCTCCACAAGACCGTGAATGGTGGTACACAAGATGCGCATCTGTATTTCGCAAAATATACCTGCACGGGCCAATCGGCGTAAACGACCTTAGAATCGATTATGGCGGAAACAAGGCAGTAGGATATGCATTCTCACATCACAGAGACGCAGGAGGTGCCGTTATACGAAATGCAATCCAAGAACTAGAAAAGCTTGGCTACGTTGAAAAAGTACAAGGAAAAGGCCGTGTAGTTACCCATGCAGGAATGAAAAAGCTAGATAGACTAGCATCTGAAATTCTAGACGAGCTTGCAGTACAAAATCCACTACTCAAAATCTATTCTTAG
- a CDS encoding DNA-binding protein, with protein sequence MSYDQGDQNRPSDEEILAQKEIVLKQLLSAEARLRLTNVRMVKPELAALVENYLIGMASQGKIRSQISDDQLKQILQSTQQPKRDFKIERR encoded by the coding sequence TTGAGCTATGATCAAGGAGACCAAAACCGACCAAGCGACGAAGAGATTCTGGCCCAAAAAGAAATAGTTCTAAAGCAATTACTCTCAGCAGAAGCAAGACTACGACTTACCAACGTTAGAATGGTAAAGCCAGAGCTTGCAGCACTGGTGGAAAATTATCTAATCGGTATGGCATCTCAGGGAAAGATCCGATCGCAAATATCCGATGATCAGCTAAAGCAGATCCTCCAGTCCACACAGCAGCCAAAACGCGATTTCAAAATAGAGCGACGATAA
- a CDS encoding zinc-binding dehydrogenase, with product MKAVVYDEYAPDDNYARILKVKDVPDPKPKPNEVVFKVHSAALNYNDIWGMRGVPIAIPLPHISGSDAAGVVTAVGDEVTTLKVGDRVATHSNLACRVCKACTDGREFDCTKRQVWGFQTGPLWGAYCEYVHLPEVNVIKIPDTVSFDDAAAASMTLQTSWHMLVGRAKIKPGQLVLIMGGGSGVGSFGIQIAKLYGCTVIATASGDKLEKCMKLGADYAVDHRKEDWTKEVFKISKEIAKSSGGAPGIDVSFDHIGQTHWNPQLTLLKYGATLVSCGATTGYDAKTDLRQIFFKGTNILGSTQGTRAELEDGFYWMGKGKIKSVVDSIYPFEQAAEAHTKMLQGKFFGKILMKPEGV from the coding sequence ATGAAGGCAGTAGTTTATGATGAATATGCGCCAGACGATAATTATGCACGAATTCTCAAAGTAAAAGATGTACCTGATCCAAAACCAAAACCAAACGAGGTTGTTTTCAAGGTACATTCAGCTGCTCTAAATTATAACGATATCTGGGGAATGAGAGGAGTCCCAATTGCAATTCCATTACCACACATTTCAGGCTCTGATGCCGCAGGCGTAGTTACTGCAGTAGGAGATGAGGTCACAACTCTCAAAGTGGGTGACAGAGTAGCTACTCATTCTAATCTAGCATGCCGAGTCTGCAAGGCTTGTACCGATGGCCGTGAATTTGACTGTACAAAACGTCAAGTTTGGGGCTTTCAGACAGGACCTCTATGGGGTGCATATTGCGAATATGTTCACTTACCCGAAGTCAATGTCATAAAAATTCCAGACACCGTATCATTTGATGATGCAGCAGCTGCATCAATGACTCTGCAAACATCATGGCACATGCTTGTTGGAAGAGCCAAAATTAAGCCAGGACAATTAGTCTTGATCATGGGAGGAGGTTCCGGTGTAGGTTCATTTGGAATTCAAATAGCAAAATTATATGGATGCACAGTAATTGCAACAGCATCTGGCGACAAGCTCGAAAAATGTATGAAGCTTGGTGCAGACTATGCAGTTGACCACAGAAAAGAAGACTGGACAAAGGAAGTATTCAAGATTTCAAAAGAAATTGCAAAATCATCTGGCGGAGCACCAGGAATTGATGTGTCGTTTGATCACATTGGTCAGACTCACTGGAATCCACAACTGACATTGCTCAAGTATGGCGCAACACTAGTATCATGTGGTGCAACAACTGGTTATGATGCAAAGACAGATCTCAGACAAATCTTCTTCAAGGGAACAAACATTCTTGGCTCCACACAGGGAACAAGAGCAGAACTCGAAGATGGATTTTACTGGATGGGCAAAGGAAAAATAAAATCAGTGGTTGACTCGATTTATCCCTTTGAGCAAGCAGCAGAAGCCCACACAAAGATGCTTCAGGGTAAGTTCTTTGGAAAAATCCTGATGAAGCCAGAAGGCGTCTAA
- a CDS encoding CoA ester lyase: MARLYRSLLFVPGNNPRFLEKAKSSPADIVCFDLEDSVPDSEKKNARNLIKEALKSRASYSSSVYVRTNSPSSGKISDDLAEIVQKGLDGIVIPKVNNSRELGKIIKKITTLEKKRKLKQVFVVPSIESAEGVVNTYDIASSSKRIPAVVFGVFDLLNDLKIEHTKQPEGAKYSRAKIPVDARVAGVLAIDAIWQDLKDVDGLRQDCIIGKSLGYSGKSIIHPDQIILTHELFAPNKSEIEWATKVCAVYEESTKKGKGATVVEGRMIDEVHYKQAKALLELAQK; encoded by the coding sequence TTGGCAAGGCTTTACCGCAGCCTCCTATTTGTACCTGGGAACAATCCTCGCTTTTTAGAAAAAGCAAAATCATCTCCGGCAGACATTGTTTGCTTTGACTTAGAGGATTCCGTGCCTGATTCAGAGAAAAAAAATGCACGAAACCTAATCAAGGAGGCACTAAAGTCGCGCGCTAGCTATTCAAGTTCCGTATATGTAAGGACAAATTCACCTTCCTCTGGCAAAATCTCGGATGATTTGGCAGAAATAGTCCAGAAAGGACTAGATGGAATTGTAATACCAAAGGTAAACAATTCCCGGGAACTAGGCAAAATTATCAAAAAAATAACAACACTGGAAAAGAAACGAAAGCTAAAACAAGTCTTTGTAGTTCCATCCATAGAATCTGCCGAAGGTGTAGTGAACACATATGATATTGCATCGTCCAGTAAGAGAATTCCCGCAGTGGTCTTTGGCGTCTTTGATCTGCTAAATGATCTAAAAATTGAACACACAAAACAACCAGAGGGAGCAAAATACTCTCGCGCAAAAATTCCAGTCGATGCCAGGGTAGCTGGAGTTCTCGCAATAGACGCAATTTGGCAGGATCTCAAGGATGTGGATGGCCTAAGGCAAGACTGCATCATTGGAAAAAGCCTTGGCTATTCCGGGAAATCCATCATACATCCTGATCAAATCATTCTAACACATGAGCTGTTCGCTCCAAACAAATCCGAAATAGAGTGGGCCACCAAAGTTTGCGCAGTATACGAGGAATCTACGAAAAAAGGAAAGGGTGCTACAGTAGTAGAAGGCAGAATGATAGACGAAGTACACTACAAGCAAGCAAAGGCACTTTTAGAGCTGGCGCAAAAATAA
- a CDS encoding class I SAM-dependent methyltransferase → MKHKITINPLDVLLWNGRHSGRDIVNIYSKFGPMMQVGADTKMLNFGLWKNSTALPDAQREMSEYASEFGEFGSAKKILDVGSGFCIPATIWKEKFSHLDIFCMDLNFLELKNGSNQVISQINSSSGDIPFSDKSFDRIIALESAQHFVLEKFFDESRRILTDDGKLILAIPVTLDPSLFKLGILSITWLSKKYTRFHVLEVIRQSGFRLKKEKSVGELVYAPFANYYIQNRKALKERLDSTYSGNIEGLVFKSMKKMKNLSERKIIDYLFLSLEKA, encoded by the coding sequence TTGAAGCATAAGATTACGATTAACCCACTCGATGTCCTATTATGGAATGGGAGACATTCCGGCAGGGACATTGTCAATATTTATTCCAAGTTCGGCCCAATGATGCAGGTTGGTGCGGACACAAAAATGCTCAATTTTGGTTTATGGAAAAACTCTACTGCGCTGCCTGATGCGCAAAGAGAAATGTCGGAATATGCATCAGAGTTTGGCGAGTTTGGATCCGCAAAAAAAATCCTAGATGTTGGTAGTGGGTTTTGCATTCCTGCTACTATATGGAAAGAAAAATTTTCGCATCTGGACATATTTTGTATGGATTTGAATTTCTTGGAACTAAAAAACGGCAGTAATCAAGTGATATCTCAGATAAACTCATCCTCAGGCGACATTCCATTTTCCGATAAATCATTTGACAGAATTATAGCTCTTGAGTCTGCGCAACACTTTGTACTAGAAAAATTCTTTGATGAGTCAAGGCGAATCTTGACAGATGACGGCAAGCTAATACTTGCAATACCCGTTACATTGGATCCGTCGTTATTCAAGCTTGGAATTTTGAGTATTACTTGGCTTTCAAAAAAATACACCAGATTCCACGTCCTAGAAGTAATAAGGCAATCTGGATTTCGCCTCAAAAAGGAAAAATCCGTGGGAGAATTGGTGTATGCACCGTTTGCAAACTATTACATACAAAACAGAAAAGCCCTCAAAGAAAGACTAGACTCGACATATTCTGGCAATATAGAGGGTCTAGTATTCAAGTCCATGAAAAAAATGAAGAATCTATCTGAGAGAAAAATAATTGATTATCTGTTTTTGAGCTTGGAAAAGGCCTAG
- a CDS encoding transcription initiation factor IIB family protein, whose protein sequence is MYKKTNTVNIENVCQHNNDFFDFTTNETVCVDCGMILRNIESPGGIQTNEFFDERLLIDDLGNSSSIPSQNRDHSTAYLPYPTKVLFNRLRRIDTKSKSESIAFRDGFFLLRKLSDNLGLSDGISKYAAYLYRKAYQKRIRLGGSITKLVFPAVYIACNELGSPRQISEILKNKEINRKQFFRGYKRMFLGLGINTSFHNPIMILQRLASNLDLSEKTKREVILLLSKARKESRFSGFNPATLACAAIYTISLKTSHPISQSKIAKEFGITDVSLRNCYFKLRTLN, encoded by the coding sequence GTGTACAAAAAAACTAACACCGTAAATATCGAAAATGTATGTCAACATAACAATGATTTTTTTGATTTTACTACAAATGAAACAGTTTGTGTAGATTGCGGAATGATATTGAGAAATATAGAATCCCCTGGAGGTATCCAAACTAATGAGTTTTTTGATGAAAGATTACTAATTGATGATCTCGGAAACTCTTCTAGTATCCCATCTCAAAATAGGGATCACTCAACAGCTTATCTTCCTTATCCTACAAAAGTCCTCTTCAACCGGCTACGAAGAATAGATACAAAAAGTAAATCAGAGAGTATTGCGTTTCGGGATGGTTTTTTTCTATTAAGAAAACTCAGTGATAATCTTGGATTATCCGATGGGATTTCTAAATACGCTGCATACTTGTATAGAAAAGCATATCAAAAAAGGATCAGATTAGGAGGATCCATCACAAAACTTGTCTTTCCAGCTGTCTATATTGCATGTAATGAACTAGGCTCGCCAAGACAAATTAGTGAAATCCTCAAAAATAAAGAAATCAATAGAAAGCAGTTTTTTCGGGGTTACAAAAGGATGTTTTTGGGCCTTGGAATAAACACCTCATTTCATAATCCAATTATGATACTTCAAAGACTGGCAAGTAATCTTGACTTGTCGGAAAAAACCAAAAGAGAAGTGATTTTACTTTTGTCTAAAGCAAGGAAGGAGTCAAGATTTTCTGGATTCAATCCCGCAACCTTAGCTTGCGCTGCAATTTATACAATATCTCTAAAAACATCACATCCAATATCACAATCAAAAATAGCCAAAGAATTTGGAATAACCGATGTATCGCTTAGAAATTGCTATTTTAAACTCCGAACGTTGAACTAG
- a CDS encoding nitroreductase, with amino-acid sequence MTKAILEFKNVPHVPKPIKIYPKEFLPSIQIDKEDSDKEQLEAVLKAKTKSGISETDLFKILSARRSTRNFDSSKTIEQWQVDKILAAADTAPTAGNFQGFEVFYVKNKEVKRRLVEAANNQPYVNAPVVLVFCMDPARVKMNFRPEILAKFSLQDATLAAAYSQLAASALGLSSIWIGMINETKVKQILQTELRPSSILGIGYPQKNRPPKSRRNLKDLVRVIE; translated from the coding sequence ATGACAAAGGCCATATTGGAATTCAAAAATGTTCCACATGTACCAAAGCCAATCAAGATTTACCCAAAGGAATTCCTTCCATCAATCCAAATAGATAAGGAAGATTCTGATAAAGAACAGTTAGAAGCAGTCCTTAAAGCAAAAACAAAAAGCGGTATTTCAGAAACTGATTTGTTTAAAATATTATCCGCTAGGCGTTCTACTAGAAACTTTGATTCCTCGAAAACGATTGAGCAATGGCAGGTAGACAAAATACTGGCAGCGGCTGATACTGCCCCTACTGCGGGTAACTTTCAGGGTTTTGAGGTATTTTATGTCAAAAACAAGGAAGTTAAAAGAAGACTTGTCGAGGCTGCAAACAATCAACCATACGTGAATGCTCCAGTTGTTTTGGTATTTTGCATGGACCCAGCACGAGTAAAGATGAACTTTAGGCCAGAGATTTTGGCCAAATTCTCACTTCAGGATGCAACACTTGCAGCTGCGTATTCACAGCTTGCGGCATCAGCTTTGGGATTGAGCTCAATTTGGATCGGGATGATAAATGAAACTAAGGTTAAGCAAATTCTTCAAACAGAACTTAGACCGTCATCTATTCTTGGCATCGGATATCCACAAAAAAATCGTCCTCCAAAATCAAGGCGAAATCTGAAGGACTTGGTACGAGTTATAGAATAA
- a CDS encoding deoxyribodipyrimidine photo-lyase, with protein MKFNTSVFIFTRDLRIGDNVGLIEACKNSDQVIPCFIMNPKIIKRKSYRLQFLLDCLEDLKRDFVKRKSTLHVLHGDYDQVLQKITKLQKIDAVFANQDFTPFAKKRQEQITQFCIANNIPFHQYVDHLMYDPNIIQTQQGKPYTVFSQFFRTAIQIPVGKPKQNNFTNFHTRLLDDHDLTSNQISQIKGGRKNGLLTLKNIKNFIDYEIKRNYPEYQTTMLSAHNRFGTISIRELYHTISDKLGTHHTLMNEIHWREFFSHVLYHFPQVNKKAFRQNYSTISWKYNKIHIDAWKIGRTGFPIVDAGMRQLNNTGFMHNRVRMIVASFLSKDLHIDWKIGERYFAEKLIDYDLAVNNGNWQWSASTGCDAQPWFRIFNPWRQQKKFDSECKYIKKWVPELEKLSADQIHRLETESFDIDYPRPIVDHSKESRIAKQMFQH; from the coding sequence ATGAAATTTAACACGTCGGTATTCATATTTACCCGAGACTTGCGCATTGGCGACAATGTTGGTCTTATTGAGGCATGTAAAAACTCGGATCAAGTAATCCCATGTTTTATTATGAACCCGAAAATCATCAAAAGAAAATCATACAGACTACAATTTTTGCTTGATTGTTTAGAGGACTTAAAAAGAGATTTCGTAAAGAGAAAATCCACATTACATGTTTTACATGGAGATTACGATCAGGTATTACAAAAAATAACTAAACTGCAAAAAATCGATGCAGTTTTTGCAAATCAGGATTTTACTCCGTTTGCAAAAAAAAGGCAAGAACAGATTACGCAATTCTGTATCGCAAATAACATACCATTTCATCAGTATGTAGATCATCTAATGTATGACCCTAACATAATACAAACACAACAAGGAAAACCATATACGGTTTTTTCCCAGTTTTTTAGGACTGCAATCCAAATTCCAGTTGGAAAGCCCAAACAAAATAACTTTACAAACTTTCATACACGATTATTAGACGATCATGATTTAACTTCAAATCAAATTAGCCAGATCAAAGGAGGTAGAAAAAATGGACTACTAACTCTAAAAAATATTAAAAATTTTATTGATTATGAAATAAAAAGAAATTATCCCGAATATCAAACTACAATGCTTTCTGCACACAATAGGTTTGGTACAATATCAATCAGAGAACTATACCATACAATATCAGACAAACTTGGAACGCATCACACACTAATGAATGAGATTCATTGGAGAGAATTCTTCAGTCATGTTTTGTATCACTTTCCACAGGTAAACAAAAAAGCGTTCAGGCAAAACTATTCCACCATATCGTGGAAATACAACAAAATTCACATTGATGCTTGGAAAATTGGTAGAACTGGTTTTCCGATTGTCGATGCCGGTATGAGGCAGCTTAACAATACTGGATTTATGCATAACAGAGTACGCATGATTGTTGCCTCTTTTTTGAGCAAAGATCTGCACATTGACTGGAAGATAGGAGAGAGATATTTTGCGGAAAAGCTTATTGACTATGATTTGGCAGTAAACAACGGTAATTGGCAATGGTCTGCATCTACGGGTTGTGATGCACAGCCATGGTTTAGGATTTTCAATCCGTGGAGACAGCAAAAAAAGTTTGATTCAGAATGCAAATACATAAAAAAATGGGTCCCTGAGCTAGAAAAATTATCTGCAGATCAGATACACAGACTGGAAACAGAATCATTTGACATAGACTATCCAAGACCCATAGTCGATCATTCAAAAGAATCGAGAATTGCAAAACAAATGTTTCAACATTAA
- a CDS encoding DUF1722 domain-containing protein, whose protein sequence is MSKKVNSEDLNHKQICEFIRNSFREIKDATNINAIIHFHSVNKFLLMAHNPNYARILGNIIANHDDLPLSIVLEKYGETLEIALKNEPTTKSHSNVLQKISGYFKKDMTMEEKLILRKIIEDYRLGKTSLNNVLLLLDDLTRRFQKTYLVRQTYFLLYVTVSNPKQTSVK, encoded by the coding sequence TTGAGTAAAAAAGTAAACAGCGAGGATCTAAATCATAAACAAATTTGCGAATTTATAAGAAATAGTTTTAGAGAAATCAAAGATGCTACTAACATTAATGCCATAATTCATTTTCATTCTGTTAACAAATTTCTTCTAATGGCTCATAATCCTAACTATGCTAGGATTCTTGGTAACATAATAGCGAATCATGATGATCTTCCATTATCCATTGTCCTTGAGAAATATGGTGAAACTTTAGAGATTGCTCTCAAAAATGAACCAACTACAAAGTCTCATTCTAATGTACTACAAAAAATCTCTGGTTATTTCAAAAAAGATATGACAATGGAGGAAAAATTGATACTTCGAAAAATAATAGAAGATTATAGATTGGGCAAAACAAGCCTTAACAACGTACTTTTATTGTTAGATGATCTTACTAGAAGATTCCAAAAGACCTATCTTGTTAGACAAACATATTTTCTTCTTTATGTAACAGTATCGAATCCTAAACAAACTTCTGTTAAATAG